TTTTCACTTAAGTtcgatttttatcaaaaaaaaaataaccaaaccaattttttttttaaaaaaactgaaagcgaaccgaaaccggttcaaaccgaccggttttggttcggtttggttttttaggacaaaaaccgattcaaatcggtttggctcggtttttttcagtttgggttcagttcggttcgtttttttggttttaagcttataaaaccgaaatcaAACCGAACAGGCCGgtttattcaaaattttaatcagttttttttcacaattcggttttttcgattattttttcttaattttctcggtttttttgtttttttctcaccacTAGCCTTGACATAAAGCAATATAATTAGAAGTAGGTTTCATGAAGTGATAAAGATAAACTagtgattaaaataattttaaaataaaaataatattcccaAATCCAAGTAGTAACCAATGGTCTATACGTGTAGTCTCTCTCTACCAATCAAATAAATGGTAAAACTTTCGAGGAAGAAAAATCCTTAAGAAaaccctagtttttttttatattatttataaaaaaaaatgagagaaaccTTCTACCAATCAATTCCTAAATGTAAACTTGAGATGCTCTGTGAAATTTGAGACATGTTCTTCATTCAGAACATTCTTCCATGGAAAATCCTCCCGTGTTTAATCTCTCTTTCTTCAATTGCTCAACCTCTGTTTTGCTACAATGATGCTGGCAATAAGCTCCATTGCTTTCAAAAGCTTTCACAAGCTTGAAGAACAACTGCTTCATACCATTATCACCTTTATGTTTCAGCATTTGATCTTTATAAATCAAGAGAATCCGGTGAGCTCTCTTTCGAAAATGCCCCAACACAAAATCACCGCAATCACCTGGAGAAAACCTGAGCATGGCAAGCATGGCCTCACAAGATGACATGAACACCTCATTGTTATATTTTGAGGATCTCTCTTTAGAAGAGTACACAAAACTAATAGACTCGTTCAGATAAGGTTTatcattcaaaatcaaatgttggATGGAGAGAAGAACCCTCGATATATCGGATCGTTCCGGATTCCATGATTGCTGTTTTCCTCCTAACCGAAACCTATACCATTGATTAAGACTCAAGAGGTTGAGAGAAACCCTTCCATCTTGATGCAAACAAGGGCTTAAATCAAAGTCAGGAGCATGGTAAAAGATTTCAGGAGGCTTAG
This window of the Populus trichocarpa isolate Nisqually-1 chromosome 13, P.trichocarpa_v4.1, whole genome shotgun sequence genome carries:
- the LOC18104415 gene encoding putative ubiquitin-conjugating enzyme E2 38, with amino-acid sequence MDATEYEETYVEGIEEIEDDVDRRFKRFKSFRVLQYPPHDHQFRHKQRLCSWMLSATRFGEHANPRSSFSEKIKKDWETLAAVFSDHSSIFVTTYESRIDLMRVCIAGLEGTPYCYGLFFFDIFFPPEYPAKPPEIFYHAPDFDLSPCLHQDGRVSLNLLSLNQWYRFRLGGKQQSWNPERSDISRVLLSIQHLILNDKPYLNESISFVYSSKERSSKYNNEVFMSSCEAMLAMLRFSPGDCGDFVLGHFRKRAHRILLIYKDQMLKHKGDNGMKQLFFKLVKAFESNGAYCQHHCSKTEVEQLKKERLNTGGFSMEECSE